A single window of Oncorhynchus keta strain PuntledgeMale-10-30-2019 chromosome 34, Oket_V2, whole genome shotgun sequence DNA harbors:
- the LOC118367566 gene encoding T-complex protein 1 subunit gamma-like isoform X1: MDANLLFALPARSKGQNMKRESGRKVQKGNIGAAKAIADVIRTCLGPRAMMKMLLDPMGGIVMTNDGNAILREIQVQHPAAKSMIEISRTQDEEVGDGTTSVIILAGEMLSVAEQFLEQQMHPTVIISAYRHALDDMLDMLKDISTPVDVNDRAQMLKIINSAICTKALSRWSTMACNIALDAVRTVELEEHGRKEINIKLYAKVEKVPGGFIEDSCVLKGVMVNKDVTHPRMRRMIKNPRIILLDCSLEYKKGESQTDIEITREEDFSRILQMEEEYIQTICEDIIRLKPDLIFTEKGISDLAQHYLMKANITAIRRVRKTDNNRISRACGARIASRTDELREEDVGTGAGLFEIKKIGDEYFTFVTECKDPKACTILLRGASKEILAEVERNLQDAMQVCRNVLLDPSLLPGGGAVEMAVSKRLMERSKTLTGVEQWPYRAVAQALEVIPRTLIQNCGASTIRVLTSLRAKHTLEACASWGVNGETGTLADMMELGICEPLAVKAQTYKTAVETAILLLRIDDIVSGIKKKGDDQAGGGQGAE, translated from the exons ATGGATGCTAATTTGCTATTTGCCTTACCAGCTAGATCAAAGG GCCAGAATATGAAAAGGGAGTCTGGACGCAAGGTTCAGAAAGGGAACATCGGTGCCGCAAAG GCAATAGCAGATGTCATCAGAACATGCCTGGGACCAAGAGCCATGATGAAG ATGCTGCTAGACCCCATGGGCGGCATTGTCATGACCAACGATGGTAACGCCATCCTCCGAGAG ATCCAAGTGCAGCACCCGGCAGCCAAGTCCATGATTGAGATCAGCCGCACCCAGGATGAGGAGGTGGGAGACGGCACCACGTCAGTCATCATCCTCG CTGGAGAGATGCTGTCTGTAGCAGAGCAGTTCTTGGAGCAGCAGATGCACCCCACAGTCATCATTAGTGCCTACAGACACGCCCTGGACGACATGCTCGACATGCTCAAAGACATCAG CACCCCGGTGGATGTGAATGACAGGGCACAGATGCTGAAGATCATCAACTCTGCCATCTGCACCAAGGCCTTGAGCCGTTGGTCTACCATGGCGTGTAATATTGCCTTGGACGCCGTGCGCACTGTGGAGTTGGAGGAGCACGGACGCAAGGAAATCAACATTAAGCTGTATGCCAAAGTGGAGAAG GTGCCTGGTGGCTTCATTGAGGACTCATGTGTGCTAAAAGGCGTGATGGTCAACAAGGACGTCACTCACCCCCGCATGCGCAGAATGATCAAGAACCCCCGCATCATCCTGCTGGACTGCTCCCTGGAGTACAAGAAGGGCGAGAGCCAG ACTGACATTGAGATCACACGTGAGGAAGACTTTTCCAGGATccttcagatggaggaagagTATATCCAGACGATCTGTGAAGACATCATCCGCCTCAAGCCAGACCTCATCTTCACTGAGAAGGGCATCTCAG ACCTGGCACAGCACTATCTGATGAAGGCCAACATCACAGCCATCCGCCGTGTCAGAAAGACTGACAACAACCGCATTTCAAG GGCATGTGGGGCTCGCATCGCCAGCCGTACAGACGAGCTGCGTGAGGAGGACGTGGGAACCGGCGCCGGCCTGTTTGAGATCAAGAAGATTGGAGACGAGTATTTCACCTTCGTCACAGAGTGCAAAGACCCCAAAGCCTGCACCATCCTGCTGAGAGGAGCCAGCAAAGAGATACTGGCT gaGGTGGAGCGTAACTTGCAGGATGCTATGCAGGTGTGTCGTAACGTGCTACTGGACCCATCTCTACTCCCTGGAGGCGGGGCGGTGGAAATGGCTGTGTCCAAGAGGCTGATGGAGCGTTCCAAGACCCTGACCGGGGTGGAGCAGTGGCCCTACCGTGCCGTGGCCCAGGCCCTGGAGGTTATCCCCCGTACACTCATCCAAAACTGTGGAGCCTCCACCATTCGCGTGCTCACCTCTCTCAGG GCCAAGCACACCCTGGAGGCCTGTGCATCATGGGGTGTGAACGGAGAGACTGGCACCTTGGCAGACATGATGGAGCTAGGCATCTGTGAGCCACTGGCTGTGAAGGCCCAGACTTACAAGACTGCTGTGGAG ACGGCCATCTTGCTGCTCCGCATTGATGACATTGTGTCTGGAATCAAGAAGAAAGGTGATGACCAGgctggaggaggacagggagctgagtga
- the LOC118367566 gene encoding T-complex protein 1 subunit gamma-like isoform X2, which produces MMGRPIVVLSQNMKRESGRKVQKGNIGAAKAIADVIRTCLGPRAMMKMLLDPMGGIVMTNDGNAILREIQVQHPAAKSMIEISRTQDEEVGDGTTSVIILAGEMLSVAEQFLEQQMHPTVIISAYRHALDDMLDMLKDISTPVDVNDRAQMLKIINSAICTKALSRWSTMACNIALDAVRTVELEEHGRKEINIKLYAKVEKVPGGFIEDSCVLKGVMVNKDVTHPRMRRMIKNPRIILLDCSLEYKKGESQTDIEITREEDFSRILQMEEEYIQTICEDIIRLKPDLIFTEKGISDLAQHYLMKANITAIRRVRKTDNNRISRACGARIASRTDELREEDVGTGAGLFEIKKIGDEYFTFVTECKDPKACTILLRGASKEILAEVERNLQDAMQVCRNVLLDPSLLPGGGAVEMAVSKRLMERSKTLTGVEQWPYRAVAQALEVIPRTLIQNCGASTIRVLTSLRAKHTLEACASWGVNGETGTLADMMELGICEPLAVKAQTYKTAVETAILLLRIDDIVSGIKKKGDDQAGGGQGAE; this is translated from the exons ATGATGGGAAGACCAATCGTCGTGTTGA GCCAGAATATGAAAAGGGAGTCTGGACGCAAGGTTCAGAAAGGGAACATCGGTGCCGCAAAG GCAATAGCAGATGTCATCAGAACATGCCTGGGACCAAGAGCCATGATGAAG ATGCTGCTAGACCCCATGGGCGGCATTGTCATGACCAACGATGGTAACGCCATCCTCCGAGAG ATCCAAGTGCAGCACCCGGCAGCCAAGTCCATGATTGAGATCAGCCGCACCCAGGATGAGGAGGTGGGAGACGGCACCACGTCAGTCATCATCCTCG CTGGAGAGATGCTGTCTGTAGCAGAGCAGTTCTTGGAGCAGCAGATGCACCCCACAGTCATCATTAGTGCCTACAGACACGCCCTGGACGACATGCTCGACATGCTCAAAGACATCAG CACCCCGGTGGATGTGAATGACAGGGCACAGATGCTGAAGATCATCAACTCTGCCATCTGCACCAAGGCCTTGAGCCGTTGGTCTACCATGGCGTGTAATATTGCCTTGGACGCCGTGCGCACTGTGGAGTTGGAGGAGCACGGACGCAAGGAAATCAACATTAAGCTGTATGCCAAAGTGGAGAAG GTGCCTGGTGGCTTCATTGAGGACTCATGTGTGCTAAAAGGCGTGATGGTCAACAAGGACGTCACTCACCCCCGCATGCGCAGAATGATCAAGAACCCCCGCATCATCCTGCTGGACTGCTCCCTGGAGTACAAGAAGGGCGAGAGCCAG ACTGACATTGAGATCACACGTGAGGAAGACTTTTCCAGGATccttcagatggaggaagagTATATCCAGACGATCTGTGAAGACATCATCCGCCTCAAGCCAGACCTCATCTTCACTGAGAAGGGCATCTCAG ACCTGGCACAGCACTATCTGATGAAGGCCAACATCACAGCCATCCGCCGTGTCAGAAAGACTGACAACAACCGCATTTCAAG GGCATGTGGGGCTCGCATCGCCAGCCGTACAGACGAGCTGCGTGAGGAGGACGTGGGAACCGGCGCCGGCCTGTTTGAGATCAAGAAGATTGGAGACGAGTATTTCACCTTCGTCACAGAGTGCAAAGACCCCAAAGCCTGCACCATCCTGCTGAGAGGAGCCAGCAAAGAGATACTGGCT gaGGTGGAGCGTAACTTGCAGGATGCTATGCAGGTGTGTCGTAACGTGCTACTGGACCCATCTCTACTCCCTGGAGGCGGGGCGGTGGAAATGGCTGTGTCCAAGAGGCTGATGGAGCGTTCCAAGACCCTGACCGGGGTGGAGCAGTGGCCCTACCGTGCCGTGGCCCAGGCCCTGGAGGTTATCCCCCGTACACTCATCCAAAACTGTGGAGCCTCCACCATTCGCGTGCTCACCTCTCTCAGG GCCAAGCACACCCTGGAGGCCTGTGCATCATGGGGTGTGAACGGAGAGACTGGCACCTTGGCAGACATGATGGAGCTAGGCATCTGTGAGCCACTGGCTGTGAAGGCCCAGACTTACAAGACTGCTGTGGAG ACGGCCATCTTGCTGCTCCGCATTGATGACATTGTGTCTGGAATCAAGAAGAAAGGTGATGACCAGgctggaggaggacagggagctgagtga
- the LOC118367567 gene encoding protein disulfide-isomerase A3-like encodes MGTPHSKDLLVAYYDVDYLRNIKGTNYWRNRVMKVATQFQSQGLNYAVANRAEFQEELEEEFGLGPSDGGELPLITIRNGEGHKYSMQEEFTRDGKSLERFLEDYFAGKLKRQVKSEAAPENNEGPVKVVVADNFEELVNNPSKDVLLEFYAPWCGHCKSLEPKYTELGEQLSANTHIVIGKMDATANDVPPTYDVQGFPTIFFVPAGQKDQPRKYEGGREVNDFLNYLKEVATHPLILGNAREDL; translated from the exons ATGGGTACCCCACACTCAAAAGACTTGCTAGTGGCCTACTATGATGTGGATTACCTCCGCAACATCAAGGGCACCAACTACTGGAGGAACAG gGTGATGAAAGTGGCCACTCAGTTCCAGTCTCAGGGGCTGAATTACGCTGTGGCCAACAGGGCTGAGTTCCAGGAAGAGCTGGAGGAGGAGTTTGGCCTGGGGCCGTCCGACGGGGGAGAGCTGCCTCTCATCACCATTAGGAACGGGGAGGGCCACAAGTACAGCATGCAGGAGGAGTTCAC ACGGGATGGGAAATCCCTGGAGAGGTTCTTGGAGGACTACTTTGCCGGTAAACTGAAGAGGCAGGTCAAGTCAGAGGCTGCTCCCGAAAACAACGAAGGCCCAGTCAAG GTGGTGGTGGCGGACAACTTTGAGGAGTTAGTGAACAACCCTTCCAAGGACGTGCTGCTGGAGTTTTATGCACCCTGGTGTGGACACTGCAAAAGCCTGGAGCCCAAATACACAGAACTTGGGGAACAG TTGTCCGCCAACACCCACATTGTTATAGGAAAGATGGATGCCACTGCTAACGACGTTCCTCCAACCTACGATGTCCAGGG TTTCCCCACTATTTTCTTCGTCCCAGCAGGACAGAAGGACCAGCCTCGGAAATACGAG GGTGGCCGTGAGGTGAATGATTTCCTCAACTATCTGAAGGAGGTGGCCACACATCCCCTTATCCTGGGCAATGCCAGAGAAGACTTGTGA